The following coding sequences are from one Nicotiana tomentosiformis chromosome 3, ASM39032v3, whole genome shotgun sequence window:
- the LOC104093760 gene encoding uncharacterized protein has protein sequence MDDKFVPELSVPENVTKTLLLVSNSASLEKALEKLLEIAKVPDRRFDLSTKNVVTVVLQLCRSLLSPSWRHLLLLSLKVLRNMCAGEMRNQNAFLEQRAVETVMDVITSVGLTIDPDCEIIRIGLQLLGNYSVAGREHQCDVWYQLFPHRFLKIAGVRSREICDPLCMVIYTCCEGTDGLLTELSSEQGLPILNEIICTSSVVGLREDWLKLLLSKICIEGSYFSSIFFKLHSHPYVENNDIITHLAYQFVSEQAHLLSILSEILNEQLEHIVVSHVFALSIFGILKSAAVVVDFSTRGKDDLPTGSAPNDVLGYSLVILRDICACGHLTSSKEEGPKDVVDILVSSGLIELLLDLLRSLEPPTTIRKAMTQDQIKEAAASSSLRCCPYKGFRRDIVAILGNCAYRRRHIQDEIRDKNGILLLLQQCVTDDDNPFLREWGIWCVRNLLEGNAENQGVVADLELQGTADVPELARLGLQVEVDPKTRRAKLVNVA, from the exons ATGGATGATAAATTTGTACCGGAGCTTTCTGTCCCGGAAAATGTTACCAAAACATTATTACTGGTGTCAAACTCAGCTTCTTTAGAAAAGGCACTAGAGAAGCTGTTAGAAATTGCCAAAGTTCCTGATAGAAGGTTTGATCTGTCCACTAAGAATGTTGTCACTGTTGTCCTCCAACTCTGTCGGTCTCTGTTATCCCCCTCTTGGCGTCACCTCCTTTTATTGTCTCTTAAGGTACTTAGAAACATGTGTGCTGGGGAGATGAGAAATCAAAATGCCTTTCTTGAACAAAGAGCAGTTGAAACAGTCATGGATGTTATTACCTCTGTAGGACTTACTATTGATCCTGATTGCGAGATTATCCGAATTGGGCTGCAACTTCTGGGAAACTACTCAGTAGCTGGGAGAGAACATCAGTGTGATGTGTGGTACCAATTGTTTCCTCATAGGTTCTTGAAGATTGCTGGAGTTAGAAGCAGAGAAATATGTGATCCTCTGTGTATGGTCATTTATACTTGCTGTGAAGGTACTGATGGACTGCTAACAGAGTTAAGTTCGGAGCAAGGGTTGCCGATTCTTAATGAAATCATATGTACTTCATCAGTCG TTGGTCTCAGAGAAGATTGGTTGAAGTTGCTTCTTTCAAAAATTTGCATCGAAGGCTCCTACTTTTCATCAATTTTCTTCAAGTTACATTCACATCCTTATGTTGAGAACAATGATATTATTACACATTTAGCTTACCAGTTTGTTAGTGAGCAAGCTCATCTGTTGAGTATCCTTTCAGAAATCTTGAATGAGCAATTAGAGCATATTGTTGTTTCACATGTTTTTGCTTTAAGTATCTTTGGGATATTGAAGAGTGCTGCAGTGGTTGTTGACTTTTCAACCAGAGGGAAAGATGATCTTCCGACGGGGTCTGCTCCTAATGATGTTCTAGGATACTCACTCGTGATCTTGAGAGATATTTGCGCTTGTGGTCACCTGACAAGTTCTAAGGAGGAAGGTCCAAAGGATGTTGTGGATATATTAGTTTCCTCTGGGCTTATTGAACTTCTTTTGGACTTGCTTCGAAGTCTTGAACCTCCAACGACAATTAGGAAAGCAATGACACAGGATCAGATCAAGGAGGCGGCAGCATCTTCGTCATTGAGGTGTTGTCCATACAAAGGTTTCCGGAGAGATATTGTTGCCATCCTTGGAAACTGTGCTTATAGGAGAAGGCACATCCAAGATGAGATTAGAGATAAAAATGGGATCCTTTTACTGCTACAACAGTGTGTTACAGATGATGATAATCCTTTCTTAAGGGAGTGGGGAATCTGGTGTGTGCGGAACCTATTGGAAGGAAATGCAGAAAACCAAGGAGTTGTTGCTGATTTAGAGCTTCAAGGAACTGCAGATGTTCCGGAACTTGCTCGACTTGGACTTCAAGTAGAAGTTGACCCCAAAACTAGACGTGCAAAGCTAGTAAATGTCGCGTGA